AAAAGATGAAAGGCTGGGATAACGTTTACCGTTACCGTTTGGGTGACTTTCGCTTGTTGTATGCAGCCTCAATAGAAGCGCGGATGATTCAACTGCTGGCGATTGGCCCGCGAGGGACTGTGTACAAGCGGTTCGATTTTCCCGGATGGGATGCGCCGGAAACGGCCGTGCAATTCGGCCCCGAATTGGCGGCGATACCAGAGTGGCAGCAGCACCCGGAATGGCTGCAACCCCCGCCACAAGAACCGGCCAAAGAAAAGCTGCCGCGCAAACTCACCCCGGCCCTGCTCACCAAATGGCTCATCGCTCCCCAATTCCACGAGCCGCTCATGCGCTGCCTCTACGAAGACGATCTGCTCACCGTGCCAGACCACAAAGTTCCGTTCGAGGTCTTGGGCCGGGTGATGGAGGCCCTCTATCCGGCCACCGTCGAACAGCTTGCCGCCCAACCCGATCAGGTCCTCTTCGACCCCGAAGACCTGGCCCGCTACGCCGAAGGCACACTGTCTGGCTTCCTGCTGCGGTTGGACCCGCAGCAAGCGCCGCTAACCCATTGGGCGCTGTCTGGCCCGGCGCTGGTGAAGGGTGGCCCTGGTTCCGGCAAATCCACCGTCGCCCTCTACCGCCTGCGCGAACTTGTCATCCATCACCGCGAACAAACGGGCGTAGTCCCCTCAGTCCTCTTTACCACCTACACCAACGCTCTCATCAACTCCAGCGAATCGCTGCTGCGCCAACTGCTGCGCGACGTGCTAAAGCTCAAGCCGGCCAGCAAACTGCCCAAAGAAATTCGCATCACCACCCTGCACAAAACGGCGCAGTGGATCGCTCACCGCAGCGGCGAAAAGTTTGAGATGGCCTCCGATTCGCAACGGCTGGAGGCGCTGCACGCCGCCCAGGCCAGCTTGCAGCCCAAAGAATTTGGCGACGCGGCCAAAATCGCCACAGCCAACGCCCTGACCGGACTGCGCGACGACTACCTGCTGACTGAATTCGACTGGGTGATTGAGGGCCAGAACTGCCGCAGCGAAACCGATTATCTGGCTGCCGGGCGTGTTGGACGGGGCATCCCTTTCTCTGCGGCGCGGCGCACGGCCGTCTGGCAGCTTTACATCGCCTACCGGGACACCCTGCTGGCTCAGGGGCGCTTCACCTGGGGCCACCTCACCCAAAAGGCGCTGGACGAAGTACAGTCGGGCGCATTCGCTAATCGCTGGGACTACGTGATTGTGGACGAAGCCCAAGACCTGCCCCCGGCTGCGCTGGCCCTGGCGGTGGAACTGTGCCGCACCCCGGCCGGCGTCTTCCTGACCGCCGACGCGAACCAATCGCTCTACAATCGCGGCTTCCGCTGGCGCAGCGTCCACGACAAGCTCAACGTCCAGGGACGCACGCGCATCTTGCCGCGCAACTACCGCAGCACCCGGCAGATCGCCGCCGCCGCCGCCGAAATCATGGCTCCCATACCCGATTTTGACGGCGAGGCGATGCAGCAAGAATACGTCCACGCCGGTATGCTGCCGGTCATCTACGGCGCGGCGGGCAGCGAAGACCAGGCGCGCTGGATAGCGGAGCAAATTTATCGGGCCGCACGCCATCTACGTCTGCCGGTGAACGCTGCCGCCGTGCTGGTGTACTCCAGCAGCGTCGGCGAGCCGCTGGCCCACGCGCTGAGCAATCATGGACTGCCCGCCCGATTCATGAACAGCAG
Above is a genomic segment from Candidatus Leptovillus gracilis containing:
- a CDS encoding UvrD-helicase domain-containing protein, which produces KMKGWDNVYRYRLGDFRLLYAASIEARMIQLLAIGPRGTVYKRFDFPGWDAPETAVQFGPELAAIPEWQQHPEWLQPPPQEPAKEKLPRKLTPALLTKWLIAPQFHEPLMRCLYEDDLLTVPDHKVPFEVLGRVMEALYPATVEQLAAQPDQVLFDPEDLARYAEGTLSGFLLRLDPQQAPLTHWALSGPALVKGGPGSGKSTVALYRLRELVIHHREQTGVVPSVLFTTYTNALINSSESLLRQLLRDVLKLKPASKLPKEIRITTLHKTAQWIAHRSGEKFEMASDSQRLEALHAAQASLQPKEFGDAAKIATANALTGLRDDYLLTEFDWVIEGQNCRSETDYLAAGRVGRGIPFSAARRTAVWQLYIAYRDTLLAQGRFTWGHLTQKALDEVQSGAFANRWDYVIVDEAQDLPPAALALAVELCRTPAGVFLTADANQSLYNRGFRWRSVHDKLNVQGRTRILPRNYRSTRQIAAAAAEIMAPIPDFDGEAMQQEYVHAGMLPVIYGAAGSEDQARWIAEQIYRAARHLRLPVNAAAVLVYSSSVGEPLAHALSNHGLPARFMNSSQFDLEEPCIKVTTLHAAKGLEFPIVVVAHVEAGRLPRETEAADPAEVAAHLEEQRRLFYVGCTRAMRHLFVTYDRQIPSPFLADLSAERWQWG